In the Takifugu flavidus isolate HTHZ2018 unplaced genomic scaffold, ASM371156v2 ctg469, whole genome shotgun sequence genome, TCGCCTCTTCCCGCTCGCAGGGGGCCGCAGCTGATCTTTGACGTTAGCCGGGTCGCCCCCGGAGTCTGGACCGGTTCATCAccggcctgacacacacacacacacacacacacacacacacagaccagttAATTGTCTGCCACCAATTAACGGGCCGGTCTTTGGAGTGCTGGGGAACCCAGAGCTGCTCCGCCACGCCTgaagtttccttcttttctggCAAATTGCTCAGTTTCCAATCCATGttgctttcctctccctctccgccTCCTCGTGGACCCTCCGGGGAATGTTTCGCAGCTCATTTTTGCCACCATTTCGCCCTTTTAGAGCATTTTGAGCAACAGGCAACGACaacctggagcagcttctgtcGTCAACGCGTCGGGcggcttcttttatttttttccactcgCCATTACACTTCGCAGCTCATTGGCGAATCCCTCAGAGGATCTCCGGCAGGTTTCCAACTCTAAATGGGTTTTCAGACGCTTTTAAACACCAGGATGACGTCACAGACGAATGCGGCCAAtcagggagcagaagaagaagatatgaaaacacttttttttctaaaatccaGCAGTGAAGGAAGCTCTGGTCTCCGTGGAGACAAGCGTGGATTATAAATACGGCGAGGGCCAGTCACAGGAGACGTGAACGTTTCAGTGGCCCTCTGATCCAGACGCTAACTTGAGACCCTCCGCCGggacattagcatgttagcaccaCATCCTAaaccaaccttccttttatttttccgACCCCTTAAACCCCTGAAGGCGCCGATTGTTTATGGTGGCGCTCCAACCGAACAAACAAGCGTTTAGAGCCACAGGTCAAAGCAAACGTCAACACAGAATCCAAAAAAACGGAGGCCAGGCTTCCGGAAGAACATGTGCCACCTCATTAGCAGCGGTCACATTAATTGTCTCATCGCGtgggaatattttcatttcagagcGGAGCCGCGGAGCCGCGGAGCCGCGGAGCGCGGGGCGGCGTGACctttggagcagcaggacgCTCCTGGCCAGGAGCATTGTCCTACTGAGACAGGCTGATTGTGCTCCTGCCCTTTTGATAATTAATTAACACGAGTACACGACAGTTCATTTGTCTGCGCCGGCGTTCCGGGAGCGGCGGCCTTTCTGCACCTGTGGCTCCGCGGGAGGAACATCGCCGCACGTGTTCTCTGATCAccacagcaggaaccacctTCGTTCTCCTCTCATTGGTGTCCTGGTGGGTTTCCTCATATGATCCAGGCTCCTCGGTCAGGCCCATGATGGGCCGGGTCACAGGGCGGCCCTGACcacctcccctccacctgctccaggagatcatccaggtcttccagactgtccctccagcaggtccagggatGGGAACCCTTGAGCCTCCTCAGCTGAGAccttcctccaaaataaaagcacgcttCATAGAACTGAAGAACCCGACCTGTTGGAGTCGCCCGAAGCTCTCACAGATGGCGTCCTACGCTCCAGCATCGGGTCCTGCTGCACGCCAAGGGCCCGTTTCAGAAGACGAGGACTCGTGCTGAATTTTAATAGCTGAATTTGGGacggcccccctccaccccggatcgtcagaagaaagaaaccattTTAATAAATCTGATTTCTCCGTTGCGGAACCACAGGTGTGGTCAAAGTCCCGGTCACAATCTCTTCTTCAACAGTGGTTCATTTCACAGCTGAGCGCAGCGGCACTGAAGCCACCAAAGATGCATGTTTAATGTGTTCCTCGCAGAACGTCTGCTGAAACCACTAAATTAGCTCAGAAGAAGCCCGCTTGTTGGGTGTCGGTGACGGGGTGTGAGGCTTATCTCCTCCTGGTTGGATTTATGGAGGGTTTTACAGGCAGGAACGCCTTTTTGGGCGCTGCGCTAGCTCCTGCTTCAGGGAGCAGAAGCTGTCACCTGACAGTGGAAACGTGACCTTAATCTGCAGGACAGGACTCGTCAGCAGGACATGATAATGgtccaaataacaaaaaaatgatCTCTTGTGTTACACACGGAAGAAtaaaatgctctgcaacttcTGTTCAAGCTGTGAACCGCTCGCTCCtcagaacgggggggggggggggtccaactcTCAGGCTGtgccagcgtgcacgtgggaCTTGTCCCCCTGCTGCAAGACGATAAAGTTTGcctgcttttttaaatcagacgcTTCCTGGTTGGAATTGTTAGCAGAGAATTCGCCTGCAGGATGCTAGCGTCCAGTGCTGCCCTGTGCTACGCTAGCTCCTGACGGTGATGTGGCTCGTGAAAGGATTAAacgagcggtgtgtgtgtgtgtgtgtgtgtgtgtgtgtgtgtgggggggggggtctagtgGCCGTACTCTGCCATCCGATTCTGCAGCCGCCAATAGCTGAGCGGGCCCGCGCCGCCTTTGGCGTCCACGGCGGTCTCACCTTAAAcatgcgggtggggggggcgggggggctcttTCAGACTGTCGCCTGCTCTTGTCCCCGCCGCCTGCCCGGGTGTAATGAATGGCTGCTGTGACGCCGCTGGCAGGTGAGCCCTGCAGCGAGCTGACTGGCGCCCAGCCGCAGCTTTGTGCCGCTGGGCTCTgggcattaaaatgcagagcttTGTGCTGAAGGACGCAGGTTACAGCGACATGATTTATGCACGAGCGCTTCCAGATACTATCCTCCAATAAAAGCTTGCAAAGTGCTCTTTACGGCCCGAGTTTGGCTCATTACAGGTGGGGAATGCACATGTGCGGAGgatcaaaggagatcaaagcagcGCGCACGTCCTGCCTCCGACACCTTCATGCTACCTGCTCCGCTTCGCAGCGCCGGGAAAAAGAGCCCGACTGCGACAGGAACGCCACGCGTGCACGTCGGGGAGTTGTAGCCCGAATGCTAACAACATGAATATTACAGATCCTTTCAAAATGGAGGCATCGCACACAAGAGGCTCAGCCTGCGTCTAATTAGCACTCTCAGATTCTCCTCCAGCCACCCGGACGAGTCCgttttctccacagttttccgaaaaaaaaaagaaaaaggaatcgGAACGTGAAAACTGACGAAAGCGAAGCagccttgtttgtgttttacgcCTTCGAAAAGTTCCTGTTGAACAAAAGGAGCCGTTCGTTAAACACGCCGAGCGCCCGTCGCCGGCAGATTTGGCAAAATTGGTCGTGTCGCTAAGCTAGCGAAGAACATCTGCATATATGGAGGCTCCcgcagcaaagaaacacatcattaaatATAACACATACAGAGCAGCACGTACACCGACGCACGGCGGAGGAAGAGCTGCCGCTTCCAACATCAATTTGCCACCATATTCTGTGGCTCAGGTGGTTACCATAGcgacacagaggtcaaagtgtcCTCGGGAATATATCCGGAACCCGAAACGTTCCGCGTAGCGACAGAGGGAAAGGCCGAACGCTCTTAGACGACACTCAAACGGGCGCCGTTTATTCGGATTAATTAGGCTAGCTTCGTAATCTgggactgatgacatcacctggAGATCAAAGCGGCAGATTAATGCGAGACGTGCTGAGATCGCGTCCCGGTAAAGAGGTAATTAGGCCCGACTGCGACCTCCTGCCCCGCCGGGGCAACTGCGTTTTGAATACGAACCACGACCAGAGTGACCGGCACAGATAGGACGTAGCATCTGTAGCTAGCAACTGTGGTCGTATCAGAAGAAAGGGGTTGGACTCCACCATGTTAGACCCTCCCTATTAGTAATAAGTAATTAGAGAAACGAAGGTAAAACCTTTAGCCTGTTGAGAATTTAGCCTAGCATTAACAGCTAAGGTCATCTCTATAGTCAGCTAGGATCACCCTCGCTAGACCTGACGAGGGCTAATTAAGTGAAACCCTTTTTTGCAGTTAAATTGATGCGAGTCAAATCTCGACAACATTTTAGGTGATCCGTACAGATGCTACGAACGAGACGCAGGCTAACGCCTTTAACGTTCATCAACAACACGCGCGAATGTGAAGAATCTGCAGAACTTTTACCACGAACAGCTTCTCTGAACCGTTAATAGCTCGCCAtgccggtgacctttgacccagctgGGAGTCCAGCCTCCAAACCTCGTTGCTATGGAGTGACGATGCTAACTAGTGAAGCCGGTTGGCTGTAGTTTGGTGTAATCACGGTGCCCTGAGCAGCAACTGTCAGGCTAAAAGAAGACGAGAGACGGatgaaaatagatatttttgacgtaacttttgtgacatttcctttGAACAAAGGAGCGGCTGACGTCTGGAGCCGGAGCTACGCTAATGCTAAAAGGTTTTTGTCTGCTCAGATCTGACCTTTGCCCAAAATCTGTGCgtcaaaatgacaaaaggaatCATATTCAGAGTGAAAGCTGCCATCTGTGCCGAATCTACGTGCGCATTTAACTCTTTTCGACTTTCTTCAGCTTCTACTTTGTGATGGAATCATCCCTGAAATCATTAAAGAGCATCAAAGCGGCGAGCAAGCGCGTTCTGATCGGCTGGAGCGAGTGTCTGTCTTAGGCTATTAAGTGTAAACTTATGGATTAAACCCGTTCATTTATCATTCCTTTCATGTTGACGTCGTTCTCTTTCTcatcttgaagaagaaaaatcaaagaagaaaaaaaacaaaaaaaaccaacagcataaaatacatgaaagctaattagctgttttcctggagctggagctttgcTAGCTTATTAAGTTACAATTAAAGTCACAAGAACTTGAGCTCGTCAGGAAATCGGGGTCACGTCGAGGtcagaaaggggaaaaactgtCTCCGGAAAAGCTCCGGCTGTCGGTGGCGGAGCCGGAAGAGGTGTGAAGGTTTCCGACGATTATCATCGAGGGTCCAGAGATGCCGGCTCACAGAGAGAGCTGCCTCGGAACGGGAGGGAAAGCTTCACGGAGGCCGAGAGGACGGTCCGATAAGGCGTCTTCAGTCCTTGCCAGggcttcctctgtgctggaggagtaatCATAAAAGGCAGGAACAGAGAAGGTTCGGGAAGAGTCGCCCTTTTATTCCAGCCAAGACAAAATAGAAGCATCCGTCCAGCCGCTAGCGCTCAAAACCCCTGGAAGTTTAGAAATTATTAATGGGATTAAGCCTTAAGGAAGCTGAAGCCTGGGACAAACccacgtttcccttttttttccctttgaaaaaatggtgatgcagcagatgagcgggagttgactggcttcaaccagctactgaaaCAATGTcttcagcccatagtgtggattctctacgagatcagacagcagcttcactcctgaatcctgcagctggttctgactcaggtccagttctctgagatgggagggattggacctcagcgccgaggccagagagtcacagctgatctctgataagctgcagctccttaatctaaataaagaagggaaacttttataaggttataagtgaaaccagtattcatctgaaaggttaatcaaaggcatgatctgtaaatatttaatttagttacaggttaaaaaatgatagtaatatgtaatgaccacaattccaacctctcaggtttgcactgttccaaaggagaatctatattgttctggccctcactcttcccaggttctcccacctctttccctcccatctcatcatggagatccatctcacctgtggctcatctttaaaggcacaacctgtcttagatgacttcctgtctccctcaccatctccctcctcgttggctggtgtctaccaggcaccctcacctagttttgtctaattttggttaccatctgtgagctttttcattgtccttaaatcaatttatcatgaataagtggtccccgtgtggccctccctcctgaaggaactgggcacaacacacacactcagaaagtgtgaggaccctcggatggaataatggacatttttgagaatggtgtttacctcagagtttccagtcggcagtttggaaagtggagaaaaccacagagcagcttcactcctgaatcctgcagctggttccgactcaggtccagttctctgagatgggagggattggacctcagcgccgaggccagagagccacagctgatctctgataaactgcagcattctaatctgaaaaatgcaggatgaggttatacggtgcaggtctgcatgttatctgcgtcagtactaaacctacgttagttcttagttgggtcagacctgaattcacgatattccaaggaatgtttttaatgtggtgcatcacagcagtgttgagaacagcctcacttcaccatcttagcagctggtatataggtagaaaaatgaagactgacctgagcctctccagtttacagtttggactctccagtccagaacagagccgcttcactcctgaatcctgcagctggttcccagtcaggtccagaaccctcagatgggagggattggacctcagcgccgaggccagagagccacagctgatctctgataaccagcagccactcagcctggaaaaggaataaatggggcaaataaaaacacatttctaaatctgaaaatgaagagaaaagcagaaaatgtaaagaaatttagaaaagaccaacagaggcctcctgacctgagcgtctccagtctgcagtttggatgcatcattgcagaaaacaggaactttactccggcatctctCAGGCTTTCGTTCCAGCTTAagatcagctcccgtagatgagaagggtttgacgtcattgctgaggccacaacttcccaatgactctttgaaagaaaactatcagccagtctgttgtgtatgaaacaaaaatagtgagtcaaactttgggatttctcatcaacttatctgagaatctacctcaacacaaatgtagctcatttcctggaaaagctaaattcaacaccgtagagcaacagtttgaacgaccatcagatctgaaatgcaactgaattattctcaacatttgtcttattttagaacagctcataattactcaatatttaaaatgattgtagcaaatggtttaaagaaacgtgcatctttttatctgtctatcggctctttggatattttgcatttcatccaatttgtacgatggtgcgtcaagtcttaattcagcgatccgatcgatgacatcagagtctctggttgcatcgattgccctcagcttctgttctatctgcctgtttcccttcaaatcattttcactgcaccttttgttgctagtgatgaagttgccacctaacgggtgtggaaaggctccaacaactttgtgggtcacataaaggctccaaacggaaccgccacaaagacctaaaacacccatttaaaccaacgaggccggctgtttttacgttgaacaaatgaagcaaaatagtcacgtgtcattagttaaaatgtgtttttctgtcgttagaatacgatgtatacaaacaaacaaaagtgatttaatgacatgacagtaatttcatgatagtcagttaacttgtggctcctattattcctgccttatgttggtttgtctggattgacctttgaacttatatccagccagtgttgaacatttctggatgaattgttgttgtttttaatttatggacgctgcaatggagataaagaattgaaggaatgaccactggagggggtattgctacctgacatgatccactcgcttgatttaaacgccgatgtccggccccaaaaatctttacttacacggccttcctgcagttcctcacagctggaatcaggcgacgtcgtccctccattgaggtgttgtactgcagcaggtgcagctcatccagaacctcctctgacatctgcagcaggtaggccagagctgaacagtggatctctgacagtttcctctctgatatctcccctgacttcaggaactcttggatctcctgatggactgactgatccttcatctccatcagacagtggaagatgttgatgcttctgtctggggagaattcatcactgtttacctccttcaggttgttgaggaccttctggatggtttctgggtggctgttcctctgatccaacagtccacccaagatcctctgattggactccagagagagaccatgaaggaagcgaacaaacaagtccaggtggccattttcacttttgagagatttcattagtgctctcctgaggaagtcatcaagagatgtggctggatcgttatttgtaaacaacccagcaaaccaggaaaaggggtttggtttagAACATTTTAGgtactgatttataaccgctgtgtttttcctggtgtaacggtggaacatgtagacggcagccagaaactcctgaacgctcagatgaacaaagcagtagactgatttctggaagatcacactctctctcttgaagatctctgtacaaactcctgagtacaccgacacctcggagacgtccagtccacatcgctccaggtcttctgagtagaacatgatgtttcctttctccagatgttcaaacgccagccgacccaacttcagaaggagttctttatcagccttagtcagtttccctggtctctgctttcctccatacttctgcttcttcctccttatctgaaccatcaggaagtgtgagtagaggtcagtcagggttttgggcagctctcctctctggtctctggtcatcatgtcctccagaactatagcagcgatccagcagaaaactgggatcagacacatgatgtggaggctcctggaggccttgatgtgtgagatgattctcttggacagatcttcatcactgaacctcctcctgaagtactcctccttctgggagtcagtgaagcctcgtacttctgtgatcctgtcaacacacgagggaggaatctgataggctgctgcaggtctggaggtgatccagatgagagctgagggaagcaggttcccctggatgaggttcaccaggagcacgtcaactgaccatacttgtgtgacatcagagatgacctgatggttgttgaaacccagtgaaaatctgctttcatccaggccatcaaagatgaacagaagtttccagacagtcagatcttctgctctgatcttctgtaatgttggatggaaaacatgaagcagtgagagaagactgtgctgctcatctctgatcaagttcagctccctgcatgagagcggaagcaccagactgatgtcttggttctccaaaccttctgcccagtccagactgaacttctgcactgagaaggtttttccaacgccggcgacaccgttggtcagaaccactctgatgtgtctctgttgctcagataagactttgaagatgtcctggcacttgattggagtgtcctggatgttcttcttggaggttctctcaagctgtctcacctcatgtgtgtgtccacctcctcactttgtccctcagtgatgtagagctcagtgtagatcttgttcagcagggttccacttcctgcttcattagttccttcagtcacatgttcacatcttctcttcagactcatcttatgaccttctatcacctcctgcagatcacttcctgaacataagtaaaccaatgattccatctataataaatcatcaacacaactccaaattcatgacatcacaaattaaatctcatattgaacagttttactttgtttgggcttcatttcagcatctccagatctgcttccagattgtgaacaagaggactctcctggtggagctgcctggtcccagtttgataggatgtgctcccccctctcactatgaaacacatctctattagtcctttgatttataggatgaaagaacctgatcaagactcaatattgttccagcatttatgtctgaattcatctttcagtttaaacctgattcttgtttctaatcaacaatattcacattaagtctgtaactatatgactgtctgaggtttaagtgttaaacatctccaataataaactcacaacctgctgctgttaatgtgactaacagctgccacacaaacacatcatcacgctttagttttcttacatttcctctgaacttctgaagtctattactccactttggagtggtcactcttcagggacacccagctgggcactgtggactctgctctgtcctcgtccatcctgaggaaacatcagaaatagtgatgagactgtgatgaaggtaaataatctgtagaggttggagttaaataatcccaattcactgcatttttatcaaacaggaacatttctaatccattctggataacaactgaatcaataaatcaatgatgtctctgtataattttcatgttttcagagtttaagctgctttttttaactgttccctgcagtgagaaaagaactggcaccttttccagcccctcatcctgcagcactgaatgtgctctaaagttctttccagagcaaacgtctctgcacttgcagcaacatgttgtagtcatggatccgtgaggagaaccggatacaggaaacgcccccactttgatcccaaaacccaactggtggccaacggtggtccggcaacgacggggacgctggtccatcgggcccacaacactggttttccacaggccaacatggtgaaaggactgtcttcagctcagccactaaattatctggtgctacataaacatactagtcaggactttttaacttccctcctttgttcccctcttcaattatttctatgatccaagtcctcaaagatcactgctctatttaaaatagatgaaagaaatgacacccactcctgcatttctttcacagtggttccacaacatagaacaataaaccactgtgagaaaacgtgcaacatgaacccaaaatcctgttggtgtcctgtgatcctgtgtggatttatttaatttttttttaaagttattgtcttaaataataccaaaatatccagctgtgacctggactgttgaacaactctaataactctaagagcttttcacctgtcacaaaaatgtcgctcttcctgcttcgtctgaacagaatactttcacttttaaaacctaatcagcagctttatggcgtatatattactaccattaaagcgttctgggagggtttaaagttcttttaggatcagtagcaaagagca is a window encoding:
- the LOC130520659 gene encoding NLR family CARD domain-containing protein 3-like, which gives rise to MCLIPVFCWIAAIVLEDMMTRDQRGELPKTLTDLYSHFLMVQIRRKKQKYGGKQRPGKLTKADKELLLKLGRLAFEHLEKGNIMFYSEDLERCGLDVSEVSVYSGVCTEIFKRESVIFQKSVYCFVHLSVQEFLAAVYMFHRYTRKNTAVINQYLKCSKPNPFSWFAGLFTNNDPATSLDDFLRRALMKSLKSENGHLDLFVRFLHGLSLESNQRILGGLLDQRNSHPETIQKVLNNLKEVNSDEFSPDRSINIFHCLMEMKDQSVHQEIQEFLKSGEISERKLSEIHCSALAYLLQMSEEVLDELHLLQYNTSMEGRRRLIPAVRNCRKAVLADSFLSKSHWEVVASAMTSNPSHLRELILSWNESLRDAGVKFLFSAMMHPNCRLETLRLSGCWLSEISCGSLASALRSNPSHLRVLDLTGNQLQDSGVKRLCSGLESPNCKLERLRLRSCSLSEISCDSLASALRSNPSHLRELDLSQNQLQDSGVKLLSDLVENPHYGLKTLFQ